A stretch of Desulfotalea psychrophila LSv54 DNA encodes these proteins:
- a CDS encoding BMC domain-containing protein: MNGSIGFVEVIGLVAAIEVADAMTKAARVSVKTITTDAAGGVTVICEGDLGAVGAAVDAGKAAGSRLGECVATNVIPRPDDSLEVLVNDKIGSIFAEEKAAAAAAKVAANAKRPATKATKK, from the coding sequence ATGAATGGTTCTATAGGTTTTGTAGAAGTAATTGGTTTGGTTGCCGCCATTGAAGTAGCGGATGCTATGACTAAGGCTGCCCGTGTGTCTGTGAAGACCATAACCACGGATGCAGCAGGTGGTGTAACTGTTATCTGTGAGGGTGATCTTGGCGCAGTTGGAGCAGCTGTAGATGCAGGTAAGGCAGCTGGATCTCGTTTGGGTGAATGTGTTGCAACCAACGTTATTCCTCGTCCGGATGATAGTCTTGAGGTTCTGGTGAATGACAAGATAGGTTCTATCTTTGCAGAAGAAAAGGCGGCAGCAGCAGCGGCTAAGGTAGCAGCTAATGCGAAACGTCCTGCGACCAAAGCAACTAAAAAATAG
- a CDS encoding BMC domain-containing protein, with protein sequence MTTYIQSVGMIEFSSIAAGIEAADRMMKASSVEILMMKTICPGKFIAAVHGDVAAVQAAVAAGIDGADGAVADHFVIPSIDRSVIAAMSGIAGKPQGPSLGIIETFSASSAIVAADRAAKTAEVDIAEVRIAMGLGGKAFCLLTGDVAAVSMATQAAADACAETAMLVRSVVIPSVTPEVMRSIL encoded by the coding sequence ATGACAACTTATATACAATCAGTTGGAATGATTGAATTTAGTAGTATTGCAGCTGGTATTGAGGCTGCAGATAGGATGATGAAGGCCTCTAGCGTAGAGATCTTGATGATGAAGACCATCTGTCCAGGTAAGTTTATTGCAGCTGTGCACGGTGACGTGGCAGCGGTTCAAGCTGCCGTGGCTGCAGGTATTGACGGTGCCGATGGTGCCGTGGCGGATCATTTTGTTATCCCGAGTATTGATCGATCCGTTATTGCTGCCATGTCTGGCATTGCAGGAAAACCACAGGGGCCTTCCCTGGGTATAATAGAGACTTTTTCCGCATCTTCAGCGATTGTAGCGGCAGATCGGGCAGCAAAGACCGCCGAGGTAGATATTGCCGAGGTACGTATTGCCATGGGTCTTGGTGGTAAGGCTTTTTGTCTTCTCACCGGTGATGTAGCAGCAGTAAGTATGGCAACCCAGGCAGCAGCTGATGCCTGTGCCGAGACTGCAATGCTTGTTCGTTCTGTTGTGATTCCAAGCGTTACGCCTGAAGTTATGCGTAGTATATTATAG
- a CDS encoding radical SAM protein — MDATRVFGPVPSRRLGKSVGVNNIPPKICSYSCVYCQLGISLKMVGDRQNYYDPNDLLLEVKEKVANAKANNEAIDYLTIVADGEPTLDNNLGLLIDLLKPLGYKIAVISNSTLLDNVQVRKDLAKADWVSVKVDTLDEKIWRKIDRPHKKISFSAMLDGIRAFAQEYKGKLVTETMLVKDLNCDTEEVAQFICELKPAISYLSIPTRPPAMTWVKAPDEQEINRAYQTFKNHGLNSEYLIGYEGDEFAYTGNVEDDLLSITSVHPMREEAIEKYLLKAGSDFSVIEKMLAEEKIIVSEYNDERFYLRKLTLENK; from the coding sequence ATGGATGCAACAAGAGTATTTGGCCCGGTGCCATCAAGACGACTAGGCAAGAGTGTCGGTGTAAACAATATCCCACCCAAAATATGCAGTTATTCCTGTGTATACTGCCAATTGGGTATATCGCTAAAAATGGTAGGTGACAGACAGAATTATTATGATCCAAATGATCTGCTGCTAGAGGTAAAGGAGAAGGTCGCAAACGCCAAGGCCAATAATGAAGCTATTGATTATCTGACAATTGTAGCCGATGGTGAACCTACCCTGGATAATAATCTGGGATTATTAATTGATCTGCTCAAACCACTGGGATATAAGATTGCAGTAATTAGCAACTCAACACTGCTCGATAATGTTCAGGTCAGGAAAGATCTGGCTAAGGCTGACTGGGTTTCTGTTAAGGTTGATACTCTCGATGAAAAAATTTGGCGAAAAATAGACAGACCTCACAAGAAAATATCATTTTCGGCAATGCTGGATGGTATCAGAGCCTTTGCCCAAGAGTACAAGGGAAAGCTTGTCACTGAGACAATGCTGGTAAAAGATCTCAACTGCGATACAGAAGAGGTTGCTCAATTTATCTGTGAGCTTAAGCCGGCAATATCCTATTTGAGTATCCCTACCAGACCACCGGCAATGACATGGGTAAAGGCCCCCGATGAGCAGGAGATCAACAGGGCTTACCAGACCTTCAAAAACCACGGTCTGAACAGCGAATACCTTATTGGCTACGAGGGAGACGAATTTGCCTACACCGGTAATGTAGAGGATGACCTCCTGAGCATCACCTCTGTCCATCCTATGCGTGAAGAGGCAATTGAAAAATATCTACTCAAGGCGGGTAGCGACTTTTCTGTCATTGAAAAAATGTTAGCTGAAGAGAAGATTATTGTCTCAGAGTATAACGACGAACGTTTTTACCTCAGAAAACTCACCCTGGAAAACAAATAA
- the hpsH gene encoding (2S)-3-sulfopropanediol dehydratase activating enzyme, giving the protein MSSLLDNKIKGVVFNVQKYSVHDGPGIRTVAFLKGCPLHCKWCCNPESQKHKPELAYNPSKCLGLDKCVRCTEVCTDGAIAEGADGKVVLRREFVSNEQAYADACPSGALNMYGEEMTVKKVVDRVEEDAIFYARSGGGMTLSGGEPFAQAEFALALLREARHRRIKTAVETCGAAKWENIEACVPYLNTIMFDVKSLNEEKHKEFTGVSNKLPLENLRKIREMAPSVPIRARTPIIPGFNDTEEDIKAIVEFLESLPGDPVEYEVLEYHRMGQPKYGYIGRDYELVDATLEPALFDKLKLIADAYKERNFK; this is encoded by the coding sequence ATGAGTTCACTTTTAGATAATAAAATAAAGGGCGTTGTTTTTAACGTTCAAAAATATTCCGTTCACGATGGCCCGGGCATCCGCACTGTTGCATTTTTAAAGGGATGTCCATTGCATTGTAAGTGGTGCTGTAATCCTGAATCGCAAAAACATAAGCCAGAGTTGGCCTATAACCCCAGTAAATGTTTAGGACTTGATAAATGTGTTCGTTGTACTGAGGTATGTACCGACGGTGCAATTGCCGAGGGAGCAGACGGTAAGGTTGTATTGCGTCGTGAATTTGTTAGCAATGAGCAAGCTTACGCCGATGCCTGTCCTTCTGGTGCCCTGAACATGTACGGTGAAGAGATGACTGTTAAGAAAGTAGTTGATCGTGTTGAAGAAGACGCTATCTTCTATGCTCGTTCAGGCGGTGGCATGACACTCTCTGGAGGAGAACCTTTTGCTCAAGCAGAGTTTGCCCTTGCCCTGTTGCGAGAAGCTCGTCACAGACGTATAAAGACTGCCGTTGAGACCTGTGGCGCTGCTAAATGGGAAAATATTGAGGCCTGTGTTCCCTATCTCAATACCATTATGTTTGATGTAAAGAGTCTTAACGAAGAGAAGCATAAAGAGTTTACTGGTGTGTCCAATAAGCTCCCGTTGGAAAATTTACGAAAAATTCGTGAAATGGCGCCAAGCGTTCCTATTCGTGCTCGAACTCCAATTATTCCAGGCTTTAATGATACTGAAGAAGATATTAAGGCAATTGTTGAATTTTTGGAAAGCCTTCCCGGAGATCCTGTAGAGTACGAGGTACTTGAGTATCATCGTATGGGCCAGCCAAAGTATGGTTATATTGGTCGTGATTACGAGTTGGTAGATGCGACGCTTGAGCCTGCTCTTTTTGATAAGCTGAAGCTGATTGCCGATGCTTACAAGGAAAGAAATTTTAAATAG
- a CDS encoding EutN/CcmL family microcompartment protein, translating into MELGRVKGQVVATIRDPRVPHASLLLVDLINAEGDIIRYGQVTVDTLGAGEGEYVLLVRGGGAAPRTATGERSPVDLNVIAIVDQITASGGKLYAK; encoded by the coding sequence ATGGAGTTAGGAAGAGTGAAAGGTCAGGTCGTTGCAACTATTCGTGACCCTAGAGTCCCTCATGCAAGTTTGCTTCTTGTGGATCTTATTAATGCTGAAGGCGATATAATACGTTACGGTCAAGTGACGGTGGATACCCTTGGGGCTGGAGAGGGCGAGTATGTTCTTTTGGTTCGCGGGGGTGGCGCTGCGCCCCGTACAGCGACAGGAGAGAGATCTCCTGTTGATCTGAATGTTATTGCAATTGTTGATCAGATCACTGCTTCAGGTGGGAAACTTTACGCCAAATAA
- the hpsG gene encoding (2S)-3-sulfopropanediol dehydratase yields the protein MSVECCRSPHEQMIMDKAAGKVNKFRATHERVFKILDKIETAKPQIDIERALYFTQGMQETEGQHLNLRWAKSLMKCAENMTVYIDDDQLLAGRIGYQGRYGVLYPELDGDFLDTAVVDLPTRDNSPFSISQADADIVVKEIAPYWKGKTYHETLAKTLPADVHALTYDDPDGMVSRFIVNETASFRSSNQWVHDFDKVLKRGFGGLRDEFTVQLEALDPLSPGDNVDKKPFLQAAILVCEAVIVWAKRHAALAMELAEKCADPVRKAELLKMAEVCNHVPEHPARTFYEACQSQWFTQMFSRLEQKTGTIISNGRMDQYLYPFYKQDIEAGILTDDQAIEYVELMYVGMAQYIDLYISPTGGAFNEGYAHWEAVTIGGQTPDGLDATNELTYLFLRSKREFPHHYPDLAARIHARAPERFLAEVAETIKEGSGFPKLINDEEVIPLHLAKGAKFEEIYDYSVSGCAEIRMPNRDTYTAGGCYINFVAALESVFFNGKMLKFGDAQLSIETGDVTKMETWEEFWNAYKAQHINFLKIAFEQQYYVIKTRARHFAAPMGSALHDLAMKHCIDIHQPYIPEGIDLGYFEFMGVGTLVDSMSAIKKFVFEEKKVTMTEVLEAMKNNFEGQEDLRALMMTAPCFGNNDPYADSIARDLDQLCVGYAEKYQRELGVFLDLRYVPFTSHVPFGKVVCATPNGRYAGTSLSDGSSASHGADKNGPTAVLLSNYTSKNFNHRERAARLVNIKFTPKCVQGEEGTQKLVHFIRTFCDLRLWHIQFNVVNAETLRLAQENPEAYRTLIVRIAGYSAYFCDLSKDLQNDLIRRTAHENM from the coding sequence ATGTCTGTAGAATGTTGTCGCTCTCCACATGAGCAAATGATCATGGACAAGGCCGCAGGAAAAGTAAACAAGTTCCGTGCAACCCACGAGCGTGTTTTCAAAATCCTTGATAAAATTGAAACTGCTAAGCCACAAATTGATATAGAGCGTGCTCTTTATTTCACCCAAGGTATGCAAGAGACAGAAGGTCAGCATCTTAACCTTCGTTGGGCAAAATCTCTTATGAAGTGTGCAGAGAACATGACTGTATACATCGATGACGATCAGCTTCTTGCCGGTCGTATCGGATACCAGGGACGTTATGGTGTTCTCTACCCAGAGCTTGATGGTGACTTTCTTGATACTGCGGTAGTTGATCTTCCTACCCGTGACAACTCTCCTTTCTCCATCTCTCAAGCAGATGCAGATATCGTTGTTAAAGAGATTGCTCCTTACTGGAAAGGTAAGACTTATCACGAGACTCTTGCTAAAACCCTTCCAGCAGACGTACACGCACTTACCTATGATGATCCAGATGGAATGGTTTCACGTTTCATCGTAAACGAGACCGCTTCTTTTCGTTCTTCTAATCAGTGGGTACATGACTTCGATAAAGTATTGAAGCGTGGTTTCGGTGGACTTCGTGACGAGTTTACAGTTCAGCTTGAAGCTCTTGACCCTCTCTCTCCTGGTGACAACGTAGACAAGAAGCCTTTCCTTCAGGCAGCTATTCTCGTATGTGAAGCTGTTATTGTTTGGGCTAAGCGTCACGCTGCACTTGCCATGGAACTTGCAGAGAAATGTGCTGATCCTGTTCGTAAGGCAGAACTTCTCAAGATGGCTGAGGTATGTAACCACGTACCTGAGCATCCAGCTCGTACCTTCTACGAAGCATGTCAATCTCAGTGGTTCACTCAGATGTTCTCTCGTCTTGAGCAGAAAACTGGTACCATTATCTCCAACGGTCGTATGGATCAGTACCTCTATCCATTCTACAAGCAAGATATTGAAGCTGGTATTCTCACCGATGACCAGGCTATTGAGTACGTTGAGCTTATGTATGTAGGTATGGCTCAGTATATCGATCTCTATATCTCCCCTACCGGTGGTGCTTTCAACGAAGGCTATGCTCATTGGGAAGCAGTAACCATCGGTGGTCAGACCCCAGATGGTCTTGATGCAACCAACGAGTTGACTTATCTCTTCCTTCGTTCTAAGCGTGAGTTCCCTCATCACTACCCTGATCTTGCTGCTCGTATTCACGCTCGTGCTCCTGAGCGTTTCCTTGCAGAAGTTGCAGAGACCATTAAAGAAGGTTCTGGTTTCCCTAAACTGATCAATGATGAGGAAGTAATTCCACTTCACCTTGCAAAAGGTGCTAAGTTCGAAGAGATTTACGACTATTCAGTATCTGGTTGTGCTGAGATTCGTATGCCAAACCGTGATACCTACACAGCTGGTGGTTGTTACATCAACTTTGTAGCTGCCCTTGAGTCTGTATTCTTCAACGGTAAAATGCTTAAGTTCGGTGATGCTCAACTTTCCATCGAGACTGGTGATGTAACCAAGATGGAGACCTGGGAAGAGTTCTGGAATGCTTACAAAGCTCAGCACATCAACTTCCTTAAGATTGCTTTCGAACAGCAGTACTATGTAATCAAGACCCGTGCTCGTCATTTTGCTGCACCTATGGGTTCTGCGCTTCATGATCTTGCCATGAAGCATTGCATTGATATTCACCAACCATATATTCCTGAGGGAATTGACCTTGGTTACTTTGAGTTCATGGGTGTTGGTACTCTTGTTGACTCAATGAGCGCAATCAAGAAGTTCGTATTCGAAGAGAAGAAAGTCACCATGACTGAAGTTCTTGAAGCTATGAAGAACAACTTCGAAGGCCAGGAAGATCTCCGTGCCCTTATGATGACTGCTCCATGTTTCGGTAATAACGATCCATATGCAGATTCAATTGCTCGTGATCTTGATCAGCTCTGTGTAGGTTATGCTGAGAAGTATCAGCGTGAGCTTGGCGTATTCCTTGATCTTCGTTATGTACCATTCACCTCCCACGTACCTTTTGGTAAAGTGGTATGTGCAACTCCTAACGGACGTTATGCAGGAACCTCTCTTTCCGATGGTTCTTCTGCTTCTCACGGTGCTGATAAGAACGGACCTACTGCGGTTCTTCTCTCTAACTACACCTCTAAAAACTTCAACCACCGTGAGCGTGCAGCTCGTCTTGTGAACATCAAGTTCACACCTAAGTGTGTTCAAGGTGAGGAAGGAACTCAGAAGTTGGTACATTTCATTCGTACCTTCTGTGATCTTCGTTTGTGGCACATTCAGTTCAACGTTGTTAACGCTGAGACCTTGAGACTTGCTCAAGAGAATCCAGAAGCATATCGTACCCTGATCGTTCGTATTGCAGGATATTCTGCTTACTTCTGTGATCTCTCTAAAGATCTTCAGAACGATCTGATCAGACGTACCGCTCACGAAAATATGTAG
- a CDS encoding 4Fe-4S dicluster domain-containing protein, whose translation MNKDSLLRSILDAGIVGEGGAGFPAHVKYDTQVDTVIANGCECEPLLHTDQHIMRTRAADIVVAMQAIVSVTGATRGVIGIKRKYTEIAKIFADCIEGTGLELVQLDNFYPAGDEQTLVYEVTGKTIPPLGLPKDVGAVVANVGTLAGVADAMKGTPVTHKIVTVTGNVGSPAVIRVPLGTKLSECLAHCGGATIADPVYILGGPMMGRMVDSAEEFAAKVVTKTTGGLIILPRGHYLHTMASRDLQSMQRQAATACIQCRLCTELCPRYLIGQDFQTHKVMRAFGGGGDVALGAMQAALCCECGVCELFSCPMGLSPRRINAALKARFRENKVPYEGSREVIPAQSKVRPYRKVPVPRLALKIGIDKFMNIHPDFTGDYTPAEVRIPLNQHIGAPAVAQVKAGDFVQVGQLVGAVPQGALGATVHASIAGTVVEVGNEIVIKGV comes from the coding sequence ATGAATAAAGATAGTCTTCTTCGCTCGATACTGGATGCCGGTATTGTGGGCGAGGGCGGAGCAGGTTTTCCCGCCCATGTAAAATATGATACGCAGGTGGATACAGTTATAGCCAACGGTTGTGAGTGTGAGCCACTGTTGCATACTGATCAACATATTATGCGAACCCGCGCAGCGGATATCGTTGTCGCGATGCAGGCCATCGTCTCCGTTACGGGAGCTACACGCGGTGTTATCGGTATAAAACGTAAATATACCGAAATAGCAAAAATATTTGCTGACTGTATAGAGGGGACAGGTTTAGAGCTTGTTCAGTTGGATAACTTTTATCCAGCAGGTGATGAGCAGACCCTAGTCTACGAGGTAACCGGAAAAACCATTCCGCCTCTTGGTTTGCCTAAGGATGTTGGCGCTGTTGTTGCCAATGTGGGTACTCTTGCCGGAGTAGCCGACGCCATGAAAGGTACGCCAGTTACTCATAAAATTGTTACTGTAACCGGTAATGTAGGTAGCCCTGCTGTTATTCGTGTGCCTCTTGGCACCAAGTTGAGTGAGTGTCTTGCTCACTGCGGCGGCGCAACCATTGCTGATCCTGTTTACATTCTTGGTGGGCCAATGATGGGTCGCATGGTCGACTCAGCAGAGGAATTTGCCGCCAAGGTAGTCACTAAGACCACCGGTGGTCTTATTATTTTGCCACGGGGTCATTATCTACATACCATGGCCAGCCGTGATCTGCAGAGCATGCAGCGCCAGGCTGCCACTGCCTGTATTCAGTGTCGCCTTTGTACCGAGCTCTGTCCCCGTTATCTTATAGGTCAGGATTTTCAGACCCATAAGGTGATGCGTGCCTTTGGTGGTGGTGGAGATGTCGCCCTTGGTGCCATGCAGGCAGCTCTCTGTTGTGAGTGTGGTGTTTGTGAGTTGTTTAGTTGTCCCATGGGCCTTTCTCCTCGTCGTATTAACGCAGCTCTAAAGGCTCGTTTTCGCGAAAACAAGGTGCCCTATGAGGGATCTCGTGAGGTTATTCCCGCCCAGTCTAAGGTTCGTCCTTACCGTAAGGTGCCTGTGCCTCGTTTGGCCCTGAAGATTGGTATTGATAAGTTCATGAATATTCATCCTGATTTTACCGGTGACTATACTCCTGCTGAGGTGCGTATTCCACTTAATCAGCATATCGGTGCACCAGCAGTGGCCCAGGTTAAGGCAGGTGATTTTGTTCAGGTGGGTCAGTTGGTTGGTGCAGTGCCTCAAGGTGCCTTAGGTGCTACAGTTCACGCCTCTATCGCAGGCACTGTGGTAGAAGTAGGTAATGAAATAGTGATTAAAGGAGTGTAG
- a CDS encoding BMC domain-containing protein, with the protein MDALGILEAKGITGLVDAADVMTKAAQVELVSYERIGGGYVCVLIRGDVAACKAAIDAGAAAAKRMGKLIAAHVIPRPHQDLEEVYPIRLKK; encoded by the coding sequence ATGGATGCTCTTGGTATATTAGAAGCAAAAGGTATAACCGGTCTTGTAGATGCAGCAGACGTAATGACTAAGGCGGCTCAGGTAGAGTTGGTGAGTTATGAGCGTATTGGTGGCGGTTATGTCTGTGTGCTTATTCGTGGTGATGTTGCCGCGTGTAAAGCCGCAATTGATGCCGGTGCCGCAGCAGCAAAACGTATGGGCAAGCTTATTGCGGCCCATGTTATTCCTCGTCCCCATCAGGATCTTGAGGAAGTGTATCCAATTAGATTGAAAAAATAA
- a CDS encoding RluA family pseudouridine synthase has protein sequence MIKEQRPSKKHQPRGLPILHEDKDIIVVVKPTGLLTIGTDREKSRTAHYLLNDYVRKGNPKSSNRVYVVHRLDQDTSGLLIFAKSEEAKKFLQKDWENTEKHYLAIVCGKLKEKEGTISSYLTENKAYKVYSTPDSTKGKLSKTAYKVIKEGKEVSLIDIHLLTGRKHQIRVHFAENGHPVAGDKKYGTGTSGLKRLALHARSISFTHPYSHKIMTFDTGLPEDFTRLLRKL, from the coding sequence ATGATTAAAGAGCAACGACCGAGTAAAAAGCATCAGCCAAGAGGACTGCCAATCCTCCACGAAGATAAAGATATCATCGTAGTGGTGAAACCAACGGGACTACTGACCATCGGCACCGATCGGGAAAAATCGAGAACGGCCCACTATCTGCTCAATGATTATGTGCGCAAGGGTAATCCTAAATCAAGCAACAGGGTGTATGTAGTCCACCGTCTGGATCAAGACACCTCTGGGCTACTTATCTTTGCCAAAAGTGAAGAGGCTAAAAAATTCCTGCAGAAGGATTGGGAGAATACCGAAAAACACTACCTCGCCATCGTTTGCGGAAAGTTAAAAGAAAAAGAGGGCACAATTTCATCTTATCTAACCGAAAACAAGGCATATAAGGTCTACTCAACCCCGGATTCCACCAAGGGTAAGCTCTCCAAGACAGCCTATAAGGTAATAAAAGAGGGAAAGGAAGTTAGCCTGATCGATATTCATCTGCTCACCGGACGCAAACATCAGATCCGCGTCCACTTCGCGGAAAATGGACATCCCGTTGCCGGGGATAAGAAATACGGGACCGGGACCAGTGGTTTAAAACGGCTTGCCCTGCATGCCCGTTCAATCTCCTTCACCCATCCCTACAGCCACAAAATAATGACCTTTGACACAGGATTACCGGAGGATTTCACCCGACTCCTGCGTAAGCTTTAA
- the eutM gene encoding ethanolamine utilization microcompartment protein EutM codes for MDSLGMIETKGLTALIEASDAMVKAARVQLVGYKQIGAGLVTAIVRGDVAACKAATDAGAAAAARIGEVVAVHVIPRPHGDLEEVFPFKRDK; via the coding sequence ATGGATTCATTAGGAATGATTGAAACTAAAGGCTTGACCGCACTCATCGAAGCTTCAGATGCAATGGTAAAAGCTGCTCGCGTACAACTGGTAGGTTACAAGCAAATTGGTGCTGGTCTCGTAACTGCGATTGTTCGTGGTGATGTGGCAGCATGTAAGGCCGCTACCGATGCAGGTGCAGCAGCAGCAGCACGTATTGGCGAGGTAGTAGCTGTGCACGTTATTCCACGTCCACATGGTGATTTGGAAGAAGTCTTCCCTTTCAAACGTGACAAGTAA
- a CDS encoding aldehyde dehydrogenase family protein encodes MGQAQIESIVSEVLAQLSKAQNGSLVASAPAAGDWGVFDELDDAVAAAKVAYKLIDTVAMRNRVVDVMRRAARMNARRLSEMAVSETGMGNVEDKVAKTLLVANRTPGPEILQPTAITGDEGFTLIENAPWGVIASVTPSTNPGSTVINNGISMISGGNSVVFAPHPAAKRITQETIKMMNKAIVEETGVHNLLVCIKEPSLDAARRLFTYEGINLLTVTGGEAVVAAARKITDKRLIAAGAGNPPVVVDETADLARAAESIYIGASFDNNLICANEKEIIIVDSVADEFKREFTAIGAFEISLAQAETIGKTVLLDYGTDKCRANPKWVGRDAYKLADLAGITIPKGCKLLFVDVKGDARHPFAVTEQMMPLIPVVRARNFDQALEWALMLERGLSHTAGMHSTNIHNMEKMAKAVNTSLFVKNGPHIAGLGAGGEGWTSMTISTPTGEGVSNAATFVRLRRCALVGSFRIV; translated from the coding sequence ATAGGACAAGCACAAATTGAGTCTATTGTATCAGAAGTACTTGCTCAATTGAGCAAAGCGCAAAATGGTAGCCTTGTAGCCTCTGCCCCGGCAGCAGGCGATTGGGGTGTTTTTGATGAGCTTGATGATGCCGTAGCGGCAGCCAAAGTGGCTTACAAGCTTATTGATACCGTTGCTATGCGTAACCGTGTAGTAGATGTTATGCGTCGCGCTGCTCGCATGAATGCACGTCGTCTCTCTGAGATGGCTGTATCTGAGACTGGTATGGGTAATGTTGAAGATAAGGTTGCTAAGACCTTGCTTGTGGCTAACCGTACTCCAGGACCAGAGATTCTTCAGCCTACAGCAATTACCGGTGACGAGGGCTTTACCCTTATCGAGAATGCTCCTTGGGGTGTTATTGCCTCTGTTACTCCTTCTACTAACCCAGGATCTACCGTTATCAATAATGGTATCAGCATGATCTCTGGTGGTAACAGTGTTGTTTTTGCTCCTCATCCTGCAGCAAAACGTATTACTCAAGAAACCATCAAGATGATGAACAAGGCTATTGTAGAAGAGACAGGTGTTCATAACCTTCTCGTCTGTATCAAAGAGCCTTCTCTTGATGCGGCCCGACGTCTCTTTACCTACGAGGGAATTAATCTTCTTACCGTAACCGGTGGCGAGGCTGTTGTAGCTGCTGCTCGTAAGATTACCGATAAGCGCCTTATCGCAGCTGGTGCAGGTAATCCTCCTGTAGTAGTTGATGAGACCGCTGATCTTGCTCGTGCTGCTGAGAGCATTTATATTGGTGCCTCTTTTGATAACAACCTGATCTGTGCCAATGAAAAAGAGATCATTATTGTTGATTCTGTAGCGGATGAGTTCAAACGTGAGTTTACTGCTATCGGCGCATTTGAGATCTCTCTTGCCCAGGCAGAGACCATCGGTAAAACCGTTCTTCTTGACTACGGTACCGATAAGTGTCGTGCTAATCCTAAGTGGGTTGGTCGTGATGCTTATAAGCTTGCAGATCTTGCTGGAATCACCATTCCTAAGGGATGTAAACTTCTCTTCGTTGATGTGAAAGGCGATGCTCGTCATCCTTTCGCTGTAACCGAGCAGATGATGCCACTTATTCCCGTTGTTCGTGCCCGTAACTTTGACCAAGCTCTTGAGTGGGCTCTTATGCTTGAGCGTGGTTTGAGTCACACTGCTGGTATGCACTCTACCAATATTCATAACATGGAGAAAATGGCTAAGGCTGTGAATACCAGTCTCTTTGTTAAGAACGGACCGCATATTGCCGGACTTGGTGCAGGTGGTGAGGGTTGGACTTCCATGACCATCTCTACTCCAACCGGTGAAGGTGTAAGTAACGCGGCAACATTTGTTCGTCTTCGTCGTTGTGCCCTTGTAGGTAGCTTTAGAATTGTATAG